A single region of the Bdellovibrio bacteriovorus genome encodes:
- a CDS encoding NAD(P)H-dependent flavin oxidoreductase, translated as MKNWPDNRIQKLFNIDVPLIQAPMAGVDSVELAAEVSNAGGLGSLACTLFSVTQLKDEFKKLRSLTARPVNLNFFCHENPENTETLQEKWKKHLSKYYIELGIDPNASYAATTRAPFNEEYCSVVEELRPEVVSFHFGLPAADLVKRLRQAGCKIISSATTVAEARWLEARGCDAIIAQGFEAGGHRGSFLTDDMAAQVGTMALVPQTVDAVKIPVIAAGGITDARGIAASFFLGACGAQLGTAYLFCPEAKVSKLYLQGLQQTTDDQTVLTNVYSGKPARGIRNRFIEQEGPISEMAPPFPFASPAVNPLRKKSEELGLTDFVQMWSGQSAALGQSLPAYELTKKLAQDTLELLGNK; from the coding sequence ATGAAAAATTGGCCTGATAACAGAATTCAAAAGCTCTTTAACATTGACGTTCCTCTGATCCAGGCTCCAATGGCGGGTGTAGATTCTGTCGAACTTGCGGCAGAAGTTTCTAATGCCGGAGGACTTGGTTCTTTGGCATGCACTCTGTTTTCAGTCACGCAGCTAAAAGACGAATTTAAAAAACTTCGTTCTTTAACGGCAAGGCCTGTGAATTTGAATTTCTTCTGTCATGAAAATCCAGAGAACACCGAAACCCTGCAAGAAAAATGGAAAAAGCATCTTAGCAAATACTATATTGAGCTCGGCATTGATCCGAATGCTTCCTATGCAGCTACGACACGTGCTCCGTTTAATGAAGAATACTGCTCGGTGGTTGAGGAACTTAGACCGGAAGTCGTCAGCTTTCACTTCGGGCTTCCGGCTGCTGACCTGGTAAAACGACTTCGCCAGGCCGGTTGCAAAATTATTTCTTCGGCTACGACCGTTGCGGAAGCGCGATGGTTAGAAGCAAGAGGATGCGACGCCATTATCGCCCAAGGATTCGAAGCCGGTGGACACCGAGGAAGTTTTCTAACTGACGATATGGCAGCTCAAGTCGGAACAATGGCCTTAGTTCCACAGACAGTGGACGCCGTGAAAATTCCGGTGATTGCGGCCGGAGGAATAACGGATGCGCGAGGAATCGCGGCTTCCTTTTTTCTTGGCGCTTGTGGAGCGCAATTAGGCACCGCGTATCTTTTCTGCCCCGAAGCCAAGGTTTCAAAACTTTACCTGCAAGGGCTTCAGCAGACGACAGATGATCAAACCGTGCTAACGAATGTCTATAGCGGAAAGCCCGCACGCGGAATTCGCAATCGATTCATCGAGCAAGAAGGACCTATTTCAGAAATGGCGCCACCATTTCCTTTCGCTAGCCCTGCAGTAAATCCACTAAGAAAAAAATCAGAGGAACTAGGCCTCACAGATTTCGTGCAGATGTGGTCAGGCCAATCGGCTGCATTAGGCCAGAGCCTTCCGGCTTACGAGCTTACCAAAAAATTGGCACAAGATACTCTCGAGTTATTAGGAAACAAATAA
- a CDS encoding substrate-binding periplasmic protein: protein MLYLTLVLSLFFSVGALAKPKVLTFITHEAPPHMSEAMPDHGAVFYSLKKVLEKKGYGIKVIFAPSWTRAKMNAVKDPKIDGLVPVRTIENTDQFIFTKLFYKSAWLIIERKDHPIVWNKISDLAKYTAGNIQGVELRDGIKELAEAGKMKIETVGTPLSNFLKVATKRVDFAFSDELVFRYTMGTEPELKPYQGVLQLNPKPIVIDRYGVALKKSEEAQAIVKHIELHEADFSKYTEEYLTSLLPKKP from the coding sequence ATGCTATATCTAACACTTGTACTTAGCTTATTCTTTTCCGTCGGTGCTTTAGCGAAACCCAAAGTTCTTACATTTATTACTCACGAAGCTCCACCTCATATGAGTGAAGCGATGCCAGATCATGGCGCGGTCTTTTACAGCCTAAAAAAAGTTTTGGAAAAGAAAGGCTACGGCATCAAAGTCATTTTTGCACCTTCATGGACGCGCGCGAAAATGAATGCGGTGAAGGATCCCAAAATAGATGGCTTAGTTCCGGTGCGTACCATTGAGAACACAGACCAATTTATTTTTACCAAATTATTTTATAAAAGTGCTTGGTTGATCATTGAAAGAAAAGATCATCCGATTGTGTGGAATAAGATTTCTGATCTTGCAAAATACACCGCTGGAAATATTCAAGGTGTAGAATTGCGTGACGGAATTAAAGAACTGGCTGAAGCCGGAAAAATGAAAATCGAAACTGTGGGAACCCCACTTAGCAACTTCTTAAAAGTAGCCACAAAGCGGGTGGATTTTGCCTTTTCTGACGAATTGGTATTCCGGTACACCATGGGCACGGAGCCCGAGCTTAAACCTTATCAAGGCGTCTTGCAGTTAAATCCGAAACCCATTGTCATTGATCGCTATGGCGTGGCTTTAAAAAAGTCCGAAGAGGCCCAAGCCATCGTGAAACACATTGAACTTCACGAAGCAGACTTTTCTAAATACACGGAAGAATATCTGACAAGCCTTCTTCCTAAGAAACCATAA
- a CDS encoding DEAD/DEAH box helicase, whose product MYKLRPYQQEAVQATLKHFRKEKTPAVVVLPTGAGKSLVIAELARLAKGRVLVLAHVKELVEQNHAKYISFGLDAGIYSAGLQRKDMDQKVIFGSIQSIARASEDFFDSFSLLVIDECHRVSVQDDTQYFQVISKLQKANPEICILGLTATPYRLGLGWIYQYNEHTKTLQTDEERFFKKCIYELTIRYMIKNKYLTMPVKIDSPVACYDFSSLKLHGTSYVAAQVEAVLKDQSRITPLIIKNIIDMAKERQGVMIFTSSVTHAIEIMKNLPPYVAALVVGDTPGPDRDEIIDAFKNRKLKYLVNVSVLTTGFDAPHVDVIAILRPTESISLYQQIIGRGLRLSEGKTDCLILDYTGQGHDLFSPEIDEDKPSKESEIVEVPCPQCGAINHFWGLRDHDGTIKEHFGRKCKAAFEDPVTQEIEACGFLFRFKRCEKCGTENDIAARSCKSCENILVDNDKKLKEAMSLKDAHVLHVETMTFTKGHDKKGQERLEVRYYDHSAQFLTEYFYLDSQENCHAFYFNFIRMHNRLPEKKIFVRSIDEALKFVPQFRKPLFVVARKVKHFWAIREKIFE is encoded by the coding sequence ATGTACAAACTGCGCCCCTATCAGCAAGAGGCCGTTCAGGCCACGCTGAAACATTTTAGGAAGGAAAAGACACCCGCAGTGGTCGTCTTGCCAACAGGTGCGGGGAAAAGTCTAGTTATCGCCGAACTGGCTCGATTGGCGAAGGGCCGTGTCTTGGTTTTGGCGCACGTTAAAGAATTGGTAGAGCAGAATCACGCTAAATATATTTCTTTTGGATTGGATGCAGGAATTTATTCTGCGGGCTTGCAGCGCAAGGACATGGATCAAAAAGTGATCTTCGGCAGCATTCAATCGATTGCGCGGGCGTCGGAAGATTTTTTTGATAGTTTTTCCCTATTAGTTATCGATGAGTGCCACCGCGTTTCGGTTCAGGATGACACCCAATACTTCCAGGTGATTTCTAAGCTGCAAAAGGCAAATCCCGAAATCTGTATATTAGGTTTGACCGCGACACCATATAGATTGGGTTTAGGTTGGATTTATCAATACAACGAACACACCAAGACTTTACAGACGGATGAAGAGCGTTTTTTTAAAAAGTGCATTTATGAACTGACCATTCGTTACATGATTAAAAATAAGTACCTGACGATGCCAGTGAAGATTGACTCACCGGTTGCCTGTTATGATTTTTCAAGTTTGAAGCTTCATGGCACTAGCTATGTTGCGGCCCAAGTGGAAGCCGTTTTAAAAGATCAATCTCGCATCACGCCGCTTATTATTAAAAATATTATCGACATGGCGAAAGAACGTCAGGGTGTGATGATTTTTACAAGTTCTGTTACTCACGCCATCGAGATTATGAAGAATCTTCCGCCGTATGTGGCCGCTCTGGTCGTCGGGGATACACCGGGACCAGACCGGGACGAAATTATCGATGCCTTTAAGAATCGCAAATTAAAGTATCTAGTGAATGTGTCGGTACTGACAACGGGGTTTGATGCGCCTCATGTCGACGTGATTGCGATCTTACGTCCCACGGAATCCATCAGTCTTTATCAGCAAATTATCGGCCGTGGTTTGCGTCTTTCCGAGGGAAAAACAGATTGTTTGATTTTGGATTATACGGGCCAAGGGCACGATCTATTTTCTCCGGAAATTGACGAAGATAAACCTTCAAAAGAATCAGAAATTGTGGAAGTCCCTTGTCCTCAGTGCGGAGCTATCAATCACTTTTGGGGGCTACGTGATCACGACGGAACAATCAAAGAGCATTTCGGGCGAAAGTGCAAAGCCGCCTTTGAAGATCCTGTCACCCAAGAGATCGAAGCTTGCGGTTTTCTTTTTCGTTTCAAGCGTTGCGAGAAATGCGGAACCGAGAACGACATTGCCGCACGAAGCTGCAAGTCGTGCGAAAATATCCTAGTAGACAATGATAAAAAGCTAAAAGAGGCAATGTCGCTTAAAGACGCTCACGTCTTGCACGTTGAAACTATGACCTTCACGAAAGGTCACGATAAAAAAGGTCAAGAGCGACTCGAAGTTCGCTATTACGATCATAGTGCGCAGTTTTTAACTGAGTATTTTTATTTAGACAGTCAGGAAAACTGTCATGCCTTTTATTTCAATTTCATTCGTATGCACAACCGGTTGCCTGAAAAGAAAATCTTCGTTCGTAGTATCGACGAAGCGCTGAAGTTTGTTCCTCAGTTTCGTAAGCCTTTGTTTGTTGTGGCAAGAAAGGTGAAACACTTTTGGGCCATACGCGAAAAAATTTTCGAATAG
- a CDS encoding transglycosylase SLT domain-containing protein, with amino-acid sequence MKNAIYNKITLLAGLIILQSSFALAMGQRLPSSGGGSTRPTTPTTPTTPTTPTEPTTPPTSGSDVTPSWEAKNSAGKTWTAHVNNELDRLGQDMLDVIPADASTFCPNYKNLSYAQRKQYWTHLMSNMVRFESSYNTNTSYTEAFNDSQGRRVVSRGLLQISIESGNAYGCGFKTSKDLHDPLQNLSCGIRILNRWVGRDGRIAGKVSGSWRGGARYWAVLRAGDKTSYQTILSSSKKLSICK; translated from the coding sequence ATGAAAAACGCTATCTACAACAAAATCACTTTATTGGCAGGTCTTATCATCCTTCAATCCTCATTCGCCTTGGCAATGGGGCAGCGTCTTCCATCATCAGGAGGAGGAAGCACGCGACCAACAACACCAACCACACCGACAACTCCAACGACACCCACAGAACCTACGACGCCACCAACATCAGGAAGCGATGTCACACCTTCTTGGGAGGCAAAAAATTCTGCAGGCAAAACTTGGACAGCTCACGTTAACAATGAACTCGATAGACTTGGTCAGGATATGCTGGATGTTATCCCCGCAGACGCAAGCACTTTCTGCCCGAACTATAAGAACCTCAGTTATGCTCAACGTAAGCAGTATTGGACTCACCTCATGTCTAACATGGTTCGCTTCGAAAGCAGCTACAACACGAATACATCTTACACGGAGGCATTTAACGACAGCCAAGGCCGTCGTGTCGTGAGCCGCGGTCTGCTGCAAATCTCGATTGAGAGCGGCAATGCTTACGGTTGCGGCTTTAAAACTTCAAAAGATTTGCACGATCCATTGCAAAATCTAAGCTGCGGTATTCGTATCTTGAATCGCTGGGTAGGACGTGATGGACGTATAGCTGGCAAAGTGAGTGGCAGCTGGCGTGGCGGCGCTCGTTACTGGGCGGTTCTGCGCGCGGGAGACAAAACCTCGTACCAAACTATTTTAAGCTCAAGTAAAAAACTATCTATTTGTAAATAA
- a CDS encoding multidrug effflux MFS transporter codes for MKNEKHSSLSLILILGALTALSPFSIDMYLPAFPKMAEFFSTNVSAMSLSLSSYFIGLAVGQLLYGPLLDRFGRKKPLYFGLLIYIFATVGCFMSKSMESFVLFRFIQAFGGCAANVAAMAMVRDFFSPKESSKIFSLLVLILGVSPLLAPTTGGFLSVVFGWQSIFIALTILSIALFLVTVFLLPEGRGADTSHSLRPGKILLNYISIIKDPQFSTYALAGSVAFAGLFVYLAASPTIFMEVFKVSEQAYGWIFGFLAVGFIGASQFNIPLSRVYSNEKILFAAFSFLAFMGFLFPIGAGSGWLGLASTMVMLFLYLSSVGLANPNAAALALAPFSKNAGSAAALLGFLQMTVGSLASVFVGVFKAQELFPISVIFAGTAFLSLFIFILGSRRITSKVEVSADDAGFVTH; via the coding sequence TTGAAAAATGAAAAGCACAGCTCTCTCTCATTGATTTTGATTCTTGGTGCCCTTACCGCATTAAGCCCGTTCTCGATCGACATGTATCTTCCTGCATTCCCTAAAATGGCAGAATTCTTTTCTACCAACGTATCCGCAATGTCGTTGTCTTTGTCGAGCTACTTTATCGGCCTAGCAGTAGGGCAGCTTCTTTATGGTCCGTTACTAGATCGCTTCGGCAGAAAAAAGCCATTGTACTTCGGACTTTTGATTTACATCTTCGCGACGGTGGGATGTTTTATGTCGAAATCAATGGAATCCTTCGTCCTATTCCGTTTCATTCAAGCCTTCGGAGGCTGTGCCGCAAACGTGGCGGCGATGGCGATGGTGCGCGATTTCTTTTCTCCTAAAGAAAGTTCTAAGATTTTCTCGTTGTTAGTTTTGATTTTGGGCGTATCGCCGCTACTTGCACCGACAACGGGTGGTTTTTTGTCAGTGGTGTTTGGCTGGCAATCTATCTTTATTGCTTTGACGATTTTAAGTATCGCCCTTTTCCTGGTGACAGTATTTTTACTTCCGGAGGGACGTGGTGCCGACACTTCCCATTCTTTGCGTCCCGGAAAAATTCTTTTGAATTATATTTCCATTATCAAGGATCCGCAGTTTTCGACATATGCTCTTGCCGGATCTGTCGCTTTCGCAGGGCTCTTTGTTTATCTAGCAGCTTCACCGACCATCTTTATGGAAGTGTTCAAAGTGAGCGAGCAAGCTTACGGATGGATCTTTGGCTTTTTAGCTGTCGGATTTATCGGCGCCAGCCAGTTCAATATTCCTCTTTCCCGCGTTTATTCTAATGAAAAAATTCTTTTCGCCGCGTTTTCATTTCTCGCGTTCATGGGCTTTCTTTTCCCGATCGGCGCCGGCAGTGGCTGGTTGGGACTTGCCTCTACGATGGTGATGCTATTTCTTTATCTATCTTCCGTGGGACTTGCTAATCCCAATGCTGCGGCCCTTGCACTTGCGCCATTTAGTAAAAATGCCGGCAGTGCGGCTGCTTTGCTGGGCTTTTTGCAAATGACGGTGGGATCTTTGGCTTCCGTTTTTGTGGGTGTTTTTAAAGCCCAAGAGCTTTTCCCGATTTCGGTGATATTTGCAGGAACGGCATTTTTATCTCTTTTCATTTTCATTCTAGGCAGCCGACGCATCACTAGCAAAGTCGAGGTCAGTGCCGACGATGCTGGATTTGTGACACACTAA
- a CDS encoding 16S rRNA (guanine(527)-N(7))-methyltransferase RsmG, which translates to MYFESRIPIILQLGFREEALPQLKAYIDLLWSSNEELNLISRKMTFEELIDNHIIDCLLPLKYFPTNLKAAADFGSGGGLPAVIYAIQFPQMRYHLYEKSPKKQEFLTKCKSIASNLEIHGEIPKDLEAIEVVTARGFKPIDVILDVSRTYFNKQGKYFLLKARREKIDEEMALALKKFKNAKATITPLVSPVLEVERHLVQL; encoded by the coding sequence ATGTACTTTGAGTCCAGAATCCCCATCATCTTACAGCTTGGTTTTCGTGAAGAGGCGTTGCCTCAGTTAAAGGCTTATATCGATCTTTTGTGGTCTTCAAACGAAGAGCTCAATTTGATCAGCCGTAAGATGACCTTTGAAGAGTTGATCGACAATCACATCATCGATTGTCTGCTTCCACTGAAGTACTTTCCGACAAATCTAAAAGCAGCGGCTGATTTTGGATCTGGCGGCGGACTGCCTGCCGTTATTTATGCTATCCAGTTTCCGCAGATGCGCTATCATCTTTACGAAAAAAGTCCGAAGAAGCAGGAATTTCTTACGAAGTGCAAAAGCATCGCCTCGAACTTAGAAATCCACGGAGAAATCCCCAAAGACTTAGAGGCCATTGAAGTTGTAACGGCTCGTGGCTTTAAACCTATCGACGTTATTCTTGATGTCAGTCGCACTTACTTCAATAAACAGGGCAAATACTTTTTGCTTAAAGCCCGTAGAGAAAAGATTGATGAAGAAATGGCTTTGGCACTTAAGAAATTTAAAAATGCCAAAGCCACGATCACACCGTTGGTTTCTCCCGTGCTGGAAGTCGAAAGACACTTAGTTCAGCTCTAG
- a CDS encoding aminopeptidase P N-terminal domain-containing protein encodes MKYTNRRQSLGSQFSRTLFVIPSGELRMRSHSVAYRFKVASDFLYLCGVEVAEAYLVVAGEKSYFLSDHIGAASALWEDVNSLMSEDQEKLFNIEFAAVSKLQDILQDHLRDFDRLAFPVGRSEWLDRTLLEQVSFQNRRRSRFTSIPLALCDSRTLVGRLRQKKEADEIDFMRMAAQKSSAVYQELFQKNLLGASERDVANFLESEFMKQGMHWTAYETIVGSGERGTTLHARATERNLRSGETVLIDAAGEWQGYCADITRVLPVGKSFSKEQKTIYEIVLKAQKEVLKKIRPGGTLASLHETAQQFLLEGLKEAGITGEISELMPHSTSHWIGMDVHDPSAYVDESGNAIKLSEGMSFTVEPGLYFRDKSSAYYGIGVRIEDDVVVTDQGCEILSSASKEVEEIENLRSKLELN; translated from the coding sequence TTGAAATATACAAATCGTCGCCAAAGTCTAGGAAGTCAGTTTTCCCGTACACTCTTCGTGATTCCTTCCGGAGAGCTTCGCATGAGATCGCACTCTGTCGCGTATCGTTTCAAAGTCGCTTCCGACTTTCTATACCTTTGCGGAGTCGAGGTTGCAGAAGCTTATCTAGTCGTCGCCGGAGAAAAATCTTATTTCCTTTCTGACCATATTGGTGCGGCCTCTGCACTTTGGGAAGACGTGAATTCATTGATGTCAGAGGATCAGGAAAAACTCTTTAATATCGAGTTCGCCGCTGTTAGTAAGCTTCAGGACATTCTACAGGATCATCTTCGCGATTTTGACCGCTTGGCATTTCCAGTGGGAAGAAGTGAGTGGCTAGATCGCACGCTTTTAGAGCAGGTCTCTTTTCAGAATCGACGTCGATCCCGTTTTACAAGCATTCCTTTGGCGTTATGCGATTCAAGAACACTGGTCGGAAGACTTCGTCAAAAAAAAGAAGCTGATGAAATCGACTTCATGAGAATGGCCGCGCAAAAAAGTTCTGCGGTCTATCAGGAACTTTTTCAGAAGAATCTTCTGGGGGCTTCCGAAAGAGATGTTGCAAACTTCCTAGAATCTGAATTTATGAAACAAGGAATGCACTGGACAGCCTACGAGACTATTGTCGGCAGTGGCGAGCGTGGAACCACTTTGCACGCTCGCGCCACCGAGCGAAATCTGCGATCCGGTGAAACAGTTCTTATTGATGCCGCCGGAGAATGGCAGGGTTACTGCGCGGATATCACGCGCGTTCTGCCAGTAGGAAAATCTTTTAGCAAAGAGCAAAAGACTATTTATGAGATCGTGCTTAAGGCTCAAAAAGAGGTTTTAAAAAAGATCCGTCCTGGAGGAACCTTAGCTTCGCTTCATGAGACGGCCCAGCAGTTTTTGCTAGAGGGATTAAAAGAAGCCGGCATCACCGGTGAAATCAGTGAGCTTATGCCTCACAGTACTTCACACTGGATTGGCATGGATGTGCATGACCCTTCGGCTTACGTTGATGAGTCCGGAAACGCCATCAAACTTTCTGAGGGAATGAGCTTTACGGTTGAACCTGGACTTTATTTCCGCGATAAGAGTTCCGCTTATTACGGAATCGGTGTGCGCATTGAGGATGACGTGGTGGTGACAGATCAAGGCTGCGAGATCCTTTCTTCCGCCTCTAAAGAAGTGGAAGAAATAGAAAATTTAAGGTCTAAGCTAGAGCTGAACTAA
- a CDS encoding helix-turn-helix domain-containing protein — MEHSRYLDTIKKILKTREVTYNELAAHLKMTESGVKKMLNAKDISFRRILQICEALGILPGQLFSLSEKNFISEVTLSKPQEDALLKQRSLLAVYWRLAIEGCDLNEIAELQKISKAELKKILDKLVSLELLSVRRGIYTPRHVGKFKWNEESNLVKILNQEWSELTLQRALNKKKGASHRLVSMKLSEDSYTRLQQGLAKVLDEAVQNSENEELTLSKKQMHNFTALIATVPQGVLDA, encoded by the coding sequence ATGGAGCACTCTCGATACCTCGACACTATTAAAAAAATCCTTAAAACTCGCGAGGTCACTTACAACGAGCTTGCGGCGCATTTGAAAATGACCGAATCAGGCGTAAAAAAAATGTTGAACGCAAAAGATATTTCCTTTCGTCGTATTCTGCAGATCTGTGAGGCTTTGGGCATTTTGCCAGGACAGCTATTTTCTTTGTCCGAAAAAAACTTTATTTCGGAAGTCACCCTCTCTAAGCCACAAGAGGATGCTCTTTTAAAACAAAGATCCTTGCTTGCGGTTTATTGGCGCTTAGCCATTGAAGGCTGCGACCTCAATGAAATAGCAGAACTGCAAAAGATCTCTAAAGCGGAACTGAAAAAGATTTTAGATAAACTCGTCAGCTTAGAACTTCTTTCTGTCAGACGCGGCATTTATACTCCTCGCCATGTGGGTAAATTCAAATGGAATGAGGAATCAAACTTAGTGAAAATTTTAAATCAGGAATGGTCAGAACTGACCTTACAAAGAGCTTTAAATAAAAAGAAAGGAGCTTCACATCGTCTTGTGAGCATGAAGCTTTCTGAAGACTCTTACACTCGCTTACAGCAAGGCCTGGCGAAAGTCCTTGATGAAGCGGTACAAAATTCCGAAAATGAAGAGCTGACCCTTTCAAAAAAACAAATGCACAACTTCACCGCGCTGATCGCTACGGTGCCGCAAGGAGTTTTAGACGCTTAG
- a CDS encoding NAD(P)H-quinone oxidoreductase, with protein MRVIDMTAPGGPEVLKITERPQPQVHAHEVLIEVAAAGVNRPDCAQRQGSYPPPPGASDILGLEVAGTVVACGEKVSRWKIGDRVCALISGGGYAEYVAAPEGQCLPIPNSLDMIQAAAIPETFFTVWTNVFESGHLKKGERILIHGGSGGIGTTAIQMAREFGAEVFTTAGKKESVKALHDIGAKHVILYKNEDFVKVIKQQTQEKGVDVILDMVGGDYFIRNVEALGHLGRLVQIATLHGTKAEIDLRKIMMKRLTITGSTLRSRSVEEKTRIAQALEKNVWPLLNAGKLKPVIFKTFPLNEAREAHELMESSAHTGKIVLIVKN; from the coding sequence ATGCGTGTAATCGATATGACTGCTCCTGGTGGACCTGAAGTGCTTAAGATCACTGAAAGACCTCAGCCTCAAGTTCACGCTCATGAAGTTTTAATTGAAGTAGCAGCGGCAGGCGTGAATCGTCCTGACTGCGCTCAACGCCAGGGAAGCTATCCTCCGCCTCCGGGGGCTTCCGATATTTTAGGTTTGGAAGTCGCTGGAACTGTTGTCGCCTGCGGAGAAAAAGTTTCGCGCTGGAAGATCGGCGACAGAGTCTGCGCTTTAATTTCGGGTGGTGGTTATGCAGAGTATGTTGCGGCTCCCGAGGGACAATGTCTTCCCATTCCAAATTCCTTAGACATGATTCAAGCGGCGGCGATACCCGAAACATTTTTCACCGTATGGACGAACGTTTTTGAAAGCGGTCATCTCAAAAAAGGTGAGCGCATTTTAATTCACGGAGGGTCGGGTGGCATTGGCACCACTGCCATTCAGATGGCGCGTGAATTTGGTGCCGAAGTTTTTACGACTGCCGGAAAAAAAGAATCCGTGAAGGCTTTGCACGACATCGGCGCAAAGCATGTCATTCTTTATAAGAATGAAGATTTTGTGAAGGTTATCAAACAACAGACTCAAGAAAAGGGTGTCGACGTTATCTTAGACATGGTTGGCGGCGATTACTTTATTCGTAACGTAGAGGCCCTGGGTCATTTAGGACGTTTAGTGCAAATCGCAACTTTGCATGGAACTAAAGCGGAAATTGATCTTAGAAAAATTATGATGAAGCGCCTGACAATCACAGGTTCAACTTTGCGGTCCCGTTCGGTAGAAGAAAAGACACGCATAGCCCAAGCTTTAGAAAAAAATGTGTGGCCTTTATTGAACGCGGGAAAATTAAAACCCGTGATCTTTAAAACCTTTCCGTTAAATGAGGCTCGGGAAGCCCATGAGTTGATGGAATCCAGCGCCCACACCGGTAAGATTGTTCTGATCGTTAAAAACTAA
- the rnk gene encoding nucleoside diphosphate kinase regulator → MSTQPRIFITDQDHHRLMALLSQVEGPWAEALEEELGRAHVIAQTEIPRNVVTMNSRVQFLDEATGQESQMTLVYPQDAKLEEGRISILAPVGMALLGLTEGQSIDWKMPNGSVKKLSVRSVEFQPEAEGRWDL, encoded by the coding sequence ATGAGCACACAACCTCGCATTTTTATTACGGATCAGGACCATCACCGTTTAATGGCTTTGCTGTCGCAAGTGGAAGGTCCTTGGGCCGAGGCTTTGGAAGAAGAACTTGGACGGGCTCACGTTATTGCGCAAACCGAAATTCCTCGCAATGTCGTGACGATGAATTCGCGTGTGCAGTTTTTGGATGAAGCCACCGGGCAGGAAAGCCAAATGACTTTGGTGTATCCGCAAGATGCAAAGCTAGAGGAGGGGCGTATTTCTATTTTGGCTCCTGTTGGCATGGCATTGTTGGGATTAACTGAGGGCCAGTCTATTGATTGGAAAATGCCCAATGGTTCGGTGAAAAAACTTTCTGTACGTAGTGTTGAATTTCAACCGGAAGCTGAAGGTCGTTGGGACCTTTAA
- a CDS encoding phosphate/phosphite/phosphonate ABC transporter substrate-binding protein, with translation MLKNIFALILSFFLLSCTAREDLGSKNHPVQFALVPGQDAIVLSENGKLLERWIQQQTGIHIKMQVPVNFIAVVEGLGSQRVDVAIMNPFGYILAHEKYKAEAFLMGVNRGRSEYWGQIITKNPKIRSLSDLNGKKFAFVDPASTSGYVLPAKRLKDANVRLGEIVFAGKHDSVVTMVYQGRVDAGATYHTPAEDGVPQDARRLVISQFPDIYEKVRILEKTDSVPSDPVVFRKDFPEEMRKKIVEAMKSFSSTPEGAKALKNLYHLTNFKDCTDKDYDHVRQILLDIGKNVQDLVK, from the coding sequence GTGTTGAAGAATATCTTCGCCCTCATCCTCTCATTCTTTTTACTTTCTTGCACTGCGCGTGAAGACTTGGGATCTAAGAATCATCCTGTGCAATTTGCTCTTGTTCCGGGGCAAGACGCCATAGTCCTTTCTGAAAATGGGAAACTTTTAGAGCGTTGGATTCAGCAACAGACGGGTATCCACATCAAGATGCAAGTGCCGGTGAATTTTATTGCGGTGGTAGAAGGATTGGGATCGCAACGTGTCGACGTCGCAATTATGAATCCTTTTGGCTACATTCTGGCGCACGAAAAGTACAAAGCAGAAGCATTTTTGATGGGAGTGAATCGAGGTCGTTCGGAATACTGGGGACAAATCATCACGAAGAATCCCAAAATCCGCTCGCTTTCAGATCTAAATGGAAAAAAGTTCGCGTTCGTCGATCCAGCATCCACTTCGGGTTATGTTTTGCCAGCCAAGCGACTTAAAGATGCGAATGTCCGTTTGGGCGAAATTGTTTTCGCGGGGAAACATGACAGTGTTGTAACTATGGTTTATCAGGGCCGTGTCGACGCAGGTGCGACTTATCATACGCCTGCTGAAGATGGCGTACCGCAAGATGCCCGCCGTCTGGTGATTTCCCAATTTCCCGATATTTATGAAAAAGTGCGCATTTTAGAAAAAACGGATTCGGTCCCCAGTGACCCCGTTGTTTTTAGAAAAGACTTTCCAGAGGAGATGCGTAAAAAGATTGTCGAAGCTATGAAGAGCTTTTCTTCCACTCCCGAAGGGGCCAAAGCGTTAAAAAATCTGTATCATTTGACGAATTTCAAAGATTGTACGGATAAAGATTACGATCATGTCCGCCAGATTCTTTTAGATATAGGGAAGAATGTTCAAGACCTTGTTAAATAA